TGAATGTGCGAGACTGCACTCATTTGGTCGACATTGTTGGTACTGGTGGCGATGGCTCGCATACCTTCAACATTTCTACTTGTGCGATGTTCGTGGTAGCGGCTGCCGGCGCTAAAGTGGCCAAGCATGGTAATCGTAGTGTGTCCTCCAAGTCTGGCAGTGCTGATGTGCTTGAGGTGCTGGGAGCATCGATCGAGTTGCAGCCCGGTGAAGTCGCGGAGGCGATCGCATCTACTGGAATTGGCTTCATGTTTGCGCCGATTCACCACCCAGTCATGAAAGTTGTTGCGCCGGTGCGGCGCGAGATGGGAGTGCGTACGATTTTTAACATTCTTGGTCCGCTGACCAATCCGGCCGATGCACCTAATATTTTGATGGGCGTGTTCGATCCGGATCTGGTTGGTATCCAGGCGCGTGTACTGCAGAAACTCGGTGCTGAGCGTGCATTGGTCGTCTGGGGCGGTGATGGCATGGATGAACTATCACTCGGCGCCGCTACTTTGGTTGCCGAGCTGCGTGACGGTAGGGTTCGCGAGTACGAAGTGTCCCCGGAGGACTATGGCATGGCCGTGTCGCCGCGCTCCAACCTGCGAGTTGCCAGTCCCGTTGAGTCACGGAAGATGGTGTTGGAAGTGCTTGCTGGGAAACCTGGTCCGGCGCTGGACATTGTCGTGCTCAACGCTGGCGCTGCGCTGTATGTGGCTGGCGTGGCACAGGATATCGGCCATGGAATCGCGTTGGCACGGGAGGTAATCGTCGATGGACGCGCCAGCGACACACTGGACCAGTATGTGGCGTTCACACGTTGCCCACGCCATGTTTGAATGCTGCCGTATTAAACAAGCTATAAACTGTTCTTCCACATTTGCAGTGAATGCCTGCTTCCGATGACTTGACCCGATGAGCAACATCCTCACTAAGATTCTTGCCCGCAAGGTCGATGAGATTGCCGAGCGCCTCTTATGTGCGTCGCAGACTGAGTTGGCCGCGCGTTGCGCCGATTTGCCGGAAACCCGTGGTTTCACCGCTGCACTGCAGGCTACGATCGCTCAGGGTGATCCAGCGGTGATTGCTGAGATTAAGAAGGCTAGCCCTTCCAAAGGGGTGATTCGCGAGGATTTCCGTCCTGCGGAGATCGCTATTTCCTACGAACTCGGCGGTGCTAGTTGTCTATCGGTACTGACGGACATGCATTTCTTCAAGGGCCACGACGGCTATTTGAGTCAGGCCCGTGATGCTTGCACTCTTCCAGTGTTGCGCAAAGATTTCACGATCGACCCGTACCAAGTGTATGAGGCACGTGTGCTTGGTGCTGATTGCATTCTGTTGATTGTCGCTGCGTTGGACGATGCTCAGTTGGTTGACTTGTCCGGCTTGGCATTGCAACTGGGAATGGATGTGCTGGTTGAAGTTCACGATATTGATGAACTCGAGCGCGCAATACAGATTTCGGTGCCACTAATTGGTATCAACAACCGTAATCTGCATACCTTCGAAGTTTCATTGGAGACGACGTTGGCAATGAAAGCGTTGGTGCCACGTGATCGTTTGCTAGTGACTGAGAGCGGTATCCTTACCACTGCCGATGTACAACGCATGCGTTCTGCGGGCGTGAATGCGTTTCTCGTTGGCGAGGCGTTTATGCGTGCGGTCGAGCCGGGTGAGTCACTCCGAGAGATGTTCTTCATCGCGTGAGTGCACCATATCCATCATTGCGCGAGGATGCGCCATTAGTTGTATTCGATTTCGATCATACGCTGTACGATGGCGATTCTGGCAGTGATTTGTTTGCTTGGCTGATCCGAAGCAATCCGTTGCGTTTAGCAGCAGCGTTGCTGGTGACGCCGTTGCTTGGTCCGTTGGCAGCGATGCTGTCGACCCGGCGTCGTAGCATTTCCGGTTACGTTTGGATTGCTACCTTTGGCATGCGTCATACGCGTGAGTTCAACAGGGTCATCAGGGCTTATGTGCTGCGCCATGAGTCGCAGATCCGGCAGCGGTTGCTACCGCGGGCGTTGGAAGTATTCGCGTGCCATCGCATTGCTGGTGATTGTGTGGTGGTGGCCACTGGT
This region of Xylella taiwanensis genomic DNA includes:
- the trpD gene encoding anthranilate phosphoribosyltransferase, whose translation is MSMTPQEALQRIIEHREILQDEMVELMRQIMRGEVSGTMVAAILTGLRVKKETVGEITGAATVMREFSRRVNVRDCTHLVDIVGTGGDGSHTFNISTCAMFVVAAAGAKVAKHGNRSVSSKSGSADVLEVLGASIELQPGEVAEAIASTGIGFMFAPIHHPVMKVVAPVRREMGVRTIFNILGPLTNPADAPNILMGVFDPDLVGIQARVLQKLGAERALVVWGGDGMDELSLGAATLVAELRDGRVREYEVSPEDYGMAVSPRSNLRVASPVESRKMVLEVLAGKPGPALDIVVLNAGAALYVAGVAQDIGHGIALAREVIVDGRASDTLDQYVAFTRCPRHV
- the trpC gene encoding indole-3-glycerol phosphate synthase TrpC is translated as MSNILTKILARKVDEIAERLLCASQTELAARCADLPETRGFTAALQATIAQGDPAVIAEIKKASPSKGVIREDFRPAEIAISYELGGASCLSVLTDMHFFKGHDGYLSQARDACTLPVLRKDFTIDPYQVYEARVLGADCILLIVAALDDAQLVDLSGLALQLGMDVLVEVHDIDELERAIQISVPLIGINNRNLHTFEVSLETTLAMKALVPRDRLLVTESGILTTADVQRMRSAGVNAFLVGEAFMRAVEPGESLREMFFIA
- a CDS encoding haloacid dehalogenase-like hydrolase, whose translation is MSAPYPSLREDAPLVVFDFDHTLYDGDSGSDLFAWLIRSNPLRLAAALLVTPLLGPLAAMLSTRRRSISGYVWIATFGMRHTREFNRVIRAYVLRHESQIRQRLLPRALEVFACHRIAGDCVVVATGAPPELVRAILALVAYQEVPVVGSSIVPCFGAIRVVRHCHHEEKIRMLREQGYRDIAVAYSDSTADLPLLMAAKVPVVVNPKPKREKLFRSLLPPGTSIIHWGCRRRGGDCD